A window of Phycisphaerae bacterium genomic DNA:
TGCGGCCGAGGAGTGAAGCCCATGGATCGCAGAGCGTTCATCAGAAGCGGGTTATTGGGAGCGGCGGCCGCGGTTTCGGCCAACTCGTTGCGGGCCCAGTCGGGCGGGAGTGCCGGCCGGGTGACTGCCCAGGACGTCCACGATTATCTGATGCGTCTGGGTCCATGGGTGGACCTGAAGGATACGGTGGACACCTTCAAGGCCGGTGATCCGGCCACGGTGGTCAAGAAGATGGCCGTCGCCTGGATGAGCTACACCTGGGCTTTGCGCCAGGCGGTTGAGCAGGGCTGCAACCTGTTCGTGTGCCACGAGCCGACCTTTTACGATCATGTCGACAAGGACGAGTCGGTTTTCGCCTTTGAAGCCGCCCGCAAGAAACGCGAGTTCGTGCGTGAAAGCAAGCTGGTCATTGTCCGCTGTCATGACGTCTGGGACCGCGTGGAGAAGGAGGGCATTCCCTCCGCCTGGGCAGAGTTTCTGGGGCTCACCCGGCTGGTGAGGAAGGACACCTTCTGCCACGTGTACGAGGTTCCGAGCACGACGGTCCACGATTTTGCCCGGGAGGTGGCGGCGAAGGTCGCGTTTCTCGGCCAGCAGGCTGTCGAGCTCATTGGCCCGGAGAGCAAGCAGATCCGCACGGTGGCGATCGGTACCGGGGCGATCACGCCGTTCCGGCGGATGGTGGGCGAACTGAAGGCCGATCTGGTCATTGCCACCGACGACGGCTTCTGCTACTGGCGCGACGGGGCCCTGGCCGTGGATATGGAATACCCGGTGATCGTCGTCCATCACGGTTGCTCGGAGGAGTTTGGCCTGCGTAAGCTGGCCGATCATTTGACCCGGGCCTTTCCGGCCGTGCCGGTGATGTTCATTCCCGAGAAATGCATGTTCAAGACCATTGCGTGAAAGACGAGGGAGCAGCCATGGGACAAGTGAAGACCCATACCGTTGGCATCATCATGAACGGCGTTACCGGACGCATGGGCACCAACCAGCATCTGATGCGCTCGATCGTGGCGATCATCAAGCAAGGGGGGGTGAGGATCGGCGAGGGGGAGGTCATCATGCCCGATCCCATCTTGGTTGGGCGTAATCCGGTCAAGCTCGAGAAGCTGGCGGCCATGTCTGGCGTTGCCGCATGGACGACGGACGTGACCAAGGCCCTGGCCGATCCACGGTATACGGTTTACTTCGACGCCCAGACGACCGACCGTCGTGTGGCTGCGGTGAAGCAAGCGATCGCCGCGGGGAAGCACGTTTATTGTGAGAAGCCCACCGCGCTATCCACCGCGGAAGCCCTGGAGCTGTATCGGCTGGCTACCAAGGCTGGCGTCAAGCACGGGGTGGTTCAGGACAAGCTCTGGCTGCCCGGTCTGTTGAAGCTCAAGATGCTGCGTGATATGGGCTTCTTCGGGCGGATCCTGTCGGTTCGCGGCGAGTTTGGCTACTGGGTCTTCGAAGGTGATGTTGTTCCCTGCCAGCGGCCGTCCTGGAACTACCGCAAGGCCGACGGCGGCGGCATCATCTTCGACATGCTCTGCCACTGGCGTTACGTGCTCGACAATCTCTTTGGTCCAGTCAAGAGTGTCTCCTGCCTGGGGGCGACGCACATTCCCAAGCGTTGGGACGAAAACGGCCGGCCCTACGACTGCGACACCGATGATGCCGCGTATGCCACCTTTGAGATCGAAGGGGGGATCATTGCCCACATGAACTCCTCGTGGTGTGTGCGTGTGCGGCGTGACGACCTGCTCACGCTGCAGGTGG
This region includes:
- a CDS encoding Nif3-like dinuclear metal center hexameric protein produces the protein MDRRAFIRSGLLGAAAAVSANSLRAQSGGSAGRVTAQDVHDYLMRLGPWVDLKDTVDTFKAGDPATVVKKMAVAWMSYTWALRQAVEQGCNLFVCHEPTFYDHVDKDESVFAFEAARKKREFVRESKLVIVRCHDVWDRVEKEGIPSAWAEFLGLTRLVRKDTFCHVYEVPSTTVHDFAREVAAKVAFLGQQAVELIGPESKQIRTVAIGTGAITPFRRMVGELKADLVIATDDGFCYWRDGALAVDMEYPVIVVHHGCSEEFGLRKLADHLTRAFPAVPVMFIPEKCMFKTIA
- a CDS encoding Gfo/Idh/MocA family oxidoreductase, with translation MKTHTVGIIMNGVTGRMGTNQHLMRSIVAIIKQGGVRIGEGEVIMPDPILVGRNPVKLEKLAAMSGVAAWTTDVTKALADPRYTVYFDAQTTDRRVAAVKQAIAAGKHVYCEKPTALSTAEALELYRLATKAGVKHGVVQDKLWLPGLLKLKMLRDMGFFGRILSVRGEFGYWVFEGDVVPCQRPSWNYRKADGGGIIFDMLCHWRYVLDNLFGPVKSVSCLGATHIPKRWDENGRPYDCDTDDAAYATFEIEGGIIAHMNSSWCVRVRRDDLLTLQVDGTQGSAVAGLRQCLIQPAAATPRPVWNPDVDSPINHFDTWGPVPTTMDYDNAFKVEWALFLKHVVKGDPFRWSLLEGAKGVQLAEKGLESWRKRAWVELPAIG